Sequence from the Rutidosis leptorrhynchoides isolate AG116_Rl617_1_P2 chromosome 3, CSIRO_AGI_Rlap_v1, whole genome shotgun sequence genome:
ACATACATAAAATATGGAAGATTGAACCATAAATTTACCTTTTATCGCTTTATTCCAAATTATTATAAACCCAAGTGATCTACATTTGTATAATTTTTCCCAAAATTGAAATGATCCAAATATCTATTGAGTTACATTTCATATGACACATACCCAAACTAGTTTGTGTGAATCTAATTCTAATTTCTATAAAAATCTATCGAGTCAAATTTCACCACGAGGAAAGCCATGTACAGTAAACATGCAATCATACAAAACAACTAATTGAAATACTAGTCCACTCACTCGACCAACACCACCTAATCCTATTAGCCTACAAAAGATAATAGAACTCGTTACAATAATTCGTACAGAGACATGCATCGCAATTCGCAATTCGCAATTCTTCTAGTGGTTATTTATTAATTTcatatattggtattattattatgtgttaaaaccactgttgtaaacggcgtccgttgcgtctgttgcgacgcccgttgcggcgttttggtgactaaaccgtttcgaccccgtctcgttttcttataagccggtaaACGGTCAAAAATCAGGTCAAATGCAGAAAAAATTGTGTTAACGCCGGTCAAAActcagaaattctgttaaaatcggtcataagtcggtcaaatcaatcaaaattgacttagtttagtattccaatttgtattatattaacgctaatagcaattatatgtacaaacttgtcaacgaaagttttttagctctaaaatatgtgtaaatatatatttatatatataaaagtcaacattagtcaacatccgtttagaCCCTGTCtcgaccccgttttttccgttgcgacgttttgaggtcgctaccgtttcgccCCGTctagcgtctttttcaaccttattTAAAACTAAAAGTATAAAATGGTCCGACCAGCAACTGCAAATCAACCAACAAATGTAACCAGTTGGTGGATAGTCACTTTCAATTCTTGTAGCTACATTTTTTAAAGTAATGTCACTCACAATTTTCTCTCTTCTCCACTTTACTAATTTCATTCAATTTTATGTTCATACTCACCTCTCTTTATCTCATCTACTTCTCACCTTTTTCCCATTCCTCCTTCACTATCTTTTTTGGtcaatttaaataaaagtatgatttTGATGAAAAAGTCAAAAAAAAGTAAACCAAAAGCACCACCACAACAAATTGAACCTACCATTGATTGGGAAGTAAGACCTGGTGGCATGCTTGTACAAAAAAGACTTTTCGGGTCGGATCCGGGTTGTGATGATACTGCTCCAATTATTAACATCAAAGTCTCCCATGATTCTTTTCACCATCATATATCTTTACCCTCAACCTCAAGTTTTGGTAACCTCTTTTTTTCTTTCTCAATTAAGCTTGATCATGCATATGGGTACTACTTTTTTTTGCCTTTTTTTATCTAAAGATTTCATCTTTAAGTAATCTTGGATTTGGGTTATTCTTGTTGGTGCTTTAATCATGAATCTTTAATCTTTAATGTGATTTTTGAATTAAAAAAGTCATCTTTTAATATTCTTGAATGAGGCTTGTTGATGTTGGTCTTTAATCATTAAACAATTAGCCCATTATCTGTGTTCTGATGTTTGGTTGACTTTTATATTTTACTTACTTGTGGGTGTACTTGAAATAGTTGTACAGTACAAATATCTCATGCACTGTTGGCTTTAACTTTAGAGCCTGTAAAGCATTCATGGCCTTAACTTGCCTGCAAATGTTAGAAGTCTGATTATGTATTAAATTATTGTTTGTGCCCATTTAGTCATGTTCTAAGAGATTGATTATGTTGAAAGACTTCTTAGATCAATATTAACCATCACTAGATAACCCATTGGTTGGGGCCTCagctccttgcaagaggtctcaggttcgaatcccgTTTAGGACGAATATTTAGTGATTGTCATGGGaccattatggctgaggacgacttCCCTTGCTCTAGAGCTTGGTTGGTTCCTTTTAGTTGGGTGGTTTCGGgggtgtctaccgtaaaggtgcatgagtggtttttggtttgctaagggtggttggctctttgcttgcgcaacaacttccacccggcatgccctcgagttgctgtccacaaggtcttttggctctatttattgaggcaacgacaaacgtcgttttagtggcgtcttgactgccgctcagagcctaaattgattcttaggcatgctttaaaccccatgaaaatctgattctaccattttcatggcgtcccccctatattttattattattattattattatttttattattattttttatttatctttgtatgttttaatttattttttaatttctattttctagttttaaatttaaaaaaaaaaaaaaaaaagtctttttTTAGCCGGatgtcctcacggaagcaatctctctaccctggagtagagagggggatgaatttcctttaccgtgggtggagaattctctcgactcgtggtaacagaaacgacttctcttctagtttagggtagaggaaggattgtctacaccttacctcccccatacctcgcaggcgcgggattgggtattgttgttgttgttgttgttgttgttgttgttgtcatggatgggttggaaacagccagggagtaatcctgctgggctgcgtacatcagagtatgagATCGGATTATTCGCCTTCCCGGTTAGCCTGAACAGGGAAACCTTCTACCTTTACTTTGATCAATATTTAAATCTAAATAGATATTAAATctgtttgaaacttgtttcatcCATATTGTGCATCTTTTTTGACTTGTTTGTAAGCTAAATGCTACCTTGGATAAGTTAGTGTTGGCAATTTGTAGAATGAGTTATTAGCATCAAGTGAGTCGCAAAACATCCATCATATCATCATATGATCGTGCATACCTCATATGCTCGTTGGTACATTTAGAATGTCACATATTGAAATGGCCTTTAAACAATTAAACTGTGTCAATTCATTAGATAATTTTATGAATCTTAGTGTGCGTTTGATTGCCTCTTAATTTAATTGTTCAACATTCAAACTTCAAGCCATTCAGCAGTTAATCATTTTATTTATCAAACACACATTGGTATTATAAAATTGTATTGGCGTAATCATTTGAAGGCGATCTCAAAGAGGTTCTTGCTCGCGAGACAAATTTAGAAACCAAGGATCAAAGACTATTGTTTAGAGGGAAAGAAAAGGGAGACGAAGAACGTCTAGACATGGCCGGTGTAAAGGACATGTCAAAAGTAATCCTGTTAGAAGACCCTGCTAGCAAAGAACGAAAACTCGTTAATAAAAGCAACGATCGTGTTTATTTACAAGCGTATGATGCAGTCATGAAAGTCAGAAGCGAAGTGGATAAGCTCTCACATAAGGTGCATTCGACTTACGTTACTTTTA
This genomic interval carries:
- the LOC139899041 gene encoding BAG family molecular chaperone regulator 4, with amino-acid sequence MILMKKSKKSKPKAPPQQIEPTIDWEVRPGGMLVQKRLFGSDPGCDDTAPIINIKVSHDSFHHHISLPSTSSFGDLKEVLARETNLETKDQRLLFRGKEKGDEERLDMAGVKDMSKVILLEDPASKERKLVNKSNDRVYLQAYDAVMKVRSEVDKLSHKVVAMETSFKKGVKNLEKEVEVLTELLMKELLKLDGIEAEGEAKAQRRVEVRRVQGYVDILDNLKMLARASHMNERVVPAVSVTTKWQTFDSGVGSLNAPNDIRMSTKITSDWEQFE